A single region of the Saprospiraceae bacterium genome encodes:
- a CDS encoding T9SS type A sorting domain-containing protein encodes MKLTLPKSVACTIAMIIAMAYAQVLASQDTIHIAGGQENAGLLETTINGDVDANGNRLHPNRVYKLEEGFHFVFSAINVENDGGTIRIVGATGGKKPVIIPLVNNGVAPGQNRITSSLELKNLHIQGRNDEGGRWGSYIFRLFGNDRSLIVEDCIFEFAERGFMLQDVPQGLTMEFRNNYFRDFFVQGQQWAGNVFDAKGVPLERLIFENNTVSGGGVSLLIQSQFVRYALINHNTFINNSTFVNLNPYFYEAYITNNLFYNCNVMGEDFNYILANPDGARFGIIALDTLDIKIGTKAIPAYAMNAGQTALVAPYDNIDNYKIYVADNIHYIDATKMNPYWSGTYNTVADNPVSYLRWFGVQGPHDVNVPPVWMGQREMDLFANHAGIVEENNILDQDPQLATEALSVADAEQLAIWLRLRYEVPDETRTPDMSGYVFGDFNPTTIPGIETEDGDGITKISDLTEDFSISSSFISTNDGHSIGALHWTNEIDDFDSEESLTGILTAYNNAITPALADTLYIASGQTNAGLLETTINGDVDANGNRLHPNRVYKLEEGFHFVFSAINVENDGGTIRIVGATGGKKPVIIPLVNNGVAPGQNRITSSLELKNLHIQGRNDEGGRWGSYIFRLFGNDRSLIVEDCIFEFAERGFMLQDVPQGLTMEFRNNYFRDFFVQGQQWAGNVFDAKGVPLERLIFENNTVSGGGVSLLIQSQFVRYALINHNTFINNSTFVNLNPYFYEAYITNNLFYNCNVMGEDFNYISANPDGARFGIIALDTLDIKIGTKAIPAYAMNAGQTALVDPYNDINNYKIYVSNNIHYIDSTKMNPYWKGEYNTIADNPVSYLRWFGIQGPHDVNVPPVWMGQREMDLFTNYAGIIEEDNILDQDPQLATEALSVADAEQLAIWLRLRYEVPDETRTPDMSGYVFGDFDPTTIPGIETEDGDGITKISDLIEDFSINPEFNSTIDGHTIGALHWTSEIDTYDPANALAGIINGYNAALVTDVEEKENIFIEPAKNFPNPLKNSTIIQFALKERTQVRLTVYNMVGQKIATLVDGVLGEGPHNVTWDASAVSTGMYLFTFEADNFRSTHKMMVTK; translated from the coding sequence ATGAAATTAACTTTACCTAAAAGTGTCGCTTGTACTATTGCGATGATAATCGCAATGGCTTATGCACAAGTACTAGCAAGCCAGGATACAATACATATTGCAGGGGGACAAGAAAATGCAGGCTTATTAGAAACGACCATTAACGGAGATGTTGATGCAAATGGTAATCGCCTTCACCCAAACAGAGTTTATAAGCTGGAAGAAGGTTTTCATTTTGTTTTTTCAGCTATTAATGTGGAAAACGACGGTGGAACCATTAGAATAGTGGGAGCTACTGGAGGCAAAAAGCCAGTTATTATTCCTCTTGTGAATAACGGTGTTGCACCAGGACAAAATAGGATTACAAGTAGTTTAGAGCTAAAGAACCTCCATATTCAAGGCCGTAATGACGAAGGTGGCAGATGGGGTAGTTATATTTTCCGATTATTTGGAAATGATAGAAGTTTAATTGTAGAGGATTGCATTTTTGAATTCGCTGAAAGAGGTTTCATGTTGCAAGATGTACCTCAAGGACTTACAATGGAATTTAGAAATAATTATTTTCGGGATTTCTTTGTGCAAGGTCAACAATGGGCCGGAAACGTCTTTGACGCAAAAGGGGTCCCCCTTGAGCGTTTGATATTCGAGAATAATACGGTTTCAGGCGGTGGAGTGTCGTTGCTTATACAATCACAATTTGTAAGATATGCCCTCATCAATCACAACACATTTATCAATAACAGTACGTTTGTCAACCTAAACCCTTATTTCTATGAGGCGTATATCACCAATAACTTGTTCTACAACTGTAATGTGATGGGAGAGGATTTTAACTATATATTGGCAAATCCTGATGGAGCACGTTTTGGAATTATTGCGCTTGACACCCTAGATATTAAAATAGGAACAAAAGCCATTCCTGCATATGCAATGAATGCAGGCCAGACGGCTTTAGTAGCTCCTTATGATAATATAGATAATTATAAAATCTATGTAGCGGACAATATTCATTACATTGACGCAACAAAAATGAATCCGTATTGGAGTGGAACATATAACACGGTAGCGGACAATCCTGTATCGTACCTTAGATGGTTTGGAGTACAAGGACCTCATGATGTAAATGTGCCACCAGTGTGGATGGGACAAAGAGAAATGGATTTGTTTGCTAATCATGCGGGAATAGTTGAAGAGAACAATATACTGGATCAGGACCCACAGTTAGCAACCGAGGCACTATCCGTAGCTGATGCAGAACAGTTGGCTATTTGGCTGCGCTTAAGGTATGAAGTTCCAGATGAAACACGAACGCCAGATATGAGCGGTTATGTGTTTGGCGATTTTAATCCAACCACTATACCAGGTATTGAAACAGAGGACGGAGATGGGATCACTAAAATTTCTGACCTAACCGAAGACTTTTCTATTAGTTCGAGCTTCATTTCTACCAACGACGGACATTCCATTGGCGCATTACATTGGACGAATGAAATAGATGACTTTGATTCCGAAGAATCTCTAACTGGTATACTAACTGCTTATAATAATGCAATCACTCCAGCCTTGGCAGATACTTTATATATCGCTAGTGGGCAAACTAACGCAGGCTTATTAGAAACGACCATTAACGGAGATGTTGATGCAAATGGTAATCGCCTTCACCCAAACAGAGTTTATAAGCTGGAAGAAGGTTTTCATTTTGTTTTTTCAGCTATTAATGTGGAAAACGACGGTGGAACCATTAGAATAGTGGGAGCTACTGGAGGCAAAAAGCCAGTTATTATTCCTCTTGTGAATAACGGTGTTGCACCAGGACAAAATAGGATTACAAGTAGTTTAGAGCTAAAGAACCTCCATATTCAAGGCCGTAATGACGAAGGTGGCAGATGGGGTAGTTATATTTTCCGATTATTTGGAAATGATAGAAGTTTAATTGTAGAGGATTGCATTTTTGAATTCGCTGAAAGAGGTTTCATGTTGCAAGATGTACCTCAAGGACTTACAATGGAATTTAGAAATAATTATTTTCGGGATTTCTTTGTGCAAGGTCAACAATGGGCCGGAAACGTCTTTGACGCAAAAGGGGTCCCCCTTGAGCGTTTGATATTCGAGAATAATACGGTTTCAGGCGGTGGAGTGTCGTTGCTTATACAATCACAATTTGTAAGATATGCCCTCATCAATCACAACACATTTATCAATAACAGTACGTTTGTCAACCTAAACCCTTATTTCTATGAGGCGTATATCACCAACAACTTGTTCTACAACTGTAATGTGATGGGAGAGGATTTTAACTATATATCGGCAAATCCTGATGGAGCACGTTTTGGAATTATTGCGCTTGACACCCTAGATATTAAAATAGGAACAAAAGCCATTCCTGCATATGCAATGAATGCAGGCCAGACGGCTTTAGTAGATCCTTACAATGATATAAATAATTATAAAATCTATGTTTCCAACAATATTCATTACATTGACTCAACGAAGATGAATCCGTATTGGAAAGGAGAGTATAATACGATAGCGGACAATCCGGTATCGTACCTTAGATGGTTTGGAATACAAGGACCTCATGATGTAAATGTGCCACCAGTGTGGATGGGACAAAGAGAAATGGATTTGTTTACTAATTATGCGGGAATAATTGAAGAGGACAATATATTGGATCAGGATCCACAGTTAGCAACCGAGGCACTATCCGTAGCTGATGCAGAACAGTTGGCTATTTGGCTGCGCTTAAGGTATGAAGTTCCTGATGAAACACGAACGCCAGATATGAGCGGTTATGTGTTTGGCGATTTTGATCCGACCACTATACCAGGCATTGAAACAGAGGACGGAGATGGGATCACTAAAATTTCTGATTTGATCGAAGATTTTTCCATCAATCCTGAATTCAATTCAACAATAGATGGACATACAATCGGCGCCTTACACTGGACTAGTGAAATTGATACCTACGATCCGGCGAACGCTTTGGCTGGTATCATCAATGGATATAATGCAGCTTTGGTTACAGATGTTGAAGAGAAAGAAAATATATTCATAGAACCAGCTAAAAACTTCCCTAATCCTCTTAAAAACTCAACTATTATTCAATTCGCTTTGAAAGAGCGGACTCAGGTGAGGCTAACTGTTTATAACATGGTTGGACAGAAAATAGCCACCTTGGTCGATGGCGTTTTAGGTGAAGGACCTCATAATGTTACTTGGGATGCTTCTGCTGTCTCTACAGGTATGTACTTGTTCACCTTTGAGGCAGATAATTTCAGAAGTACTCACAAGATGATGGTGACGAAGTAA
- a CDS encoding ROK family protein, with translation MKKTYFLGIDIGGTKCAVLAGTEQMEILERIQFTTETGQEAEYTIHKLIENASTIINRFKDYTLAAIGISCGGPLDSSRGLIQSPPNLPGWDNIPITQLFEDQFNVPVFLQNDANACALAEFFFGAGKGTNNMIFLTFGTGLGAGLILNGQLYTGTNDLAGEIGHIRLADDGPEGFGKHGSFEGFCSGAGIARMARAMIHRKMQNGEKVSFIERESQLDALTTKDLAEAAAKGDQTAIEIFEISGKYLGIGLSILMDTFNPQRIVIGGVYARNPHLFEKTCTEVIEKEAIPAAAKVCEVVPAALGNQVGDYASLSVAIMGNSTVNRTKNETNQPVQEKLEQVLEQTLTRHPLLSSSIADIKEAFNLLCECYSNNHKLLICGNGGSAADSEHIVGELMKSFTYNRVLSNEIKRKLAAVSKEKGTYLAEKLQPTLRAISLTCHNALNTAFSNDVDPKLVFAQQVIGYGDPGDVLLAISTSGNSENVLNAVLVAKAIGLRTIGLTGKMGGQLKEICDVTIGVDGTETADVQELHLPVYHALCKMLEKRFFDQL, from the coding sequence TTGAAAAAAACGTATTTTCTAGGAATCGATATTGGTGGGACTAAATGTGCCGTATTGGCTGGTACGGAACAAATGGAGATTTTGGAAAGGATCCAATTTACCACAGAAACTGGCCAGGAGGCAGAATATACTATTCACAAGCTAATAGAAAATGCCTCGACCATCATCAATAGATTTAAGGACTATACTTTGGCGGCAATTGGCATCAGTTGTGGTGGACCTCTGGACAGTTCACGGGGATTGATCCAATCACCTCCGAACTTGCCCGGATGGGATAATATTCCTATTACCCAACTTTTTGAAGATCAATTTAATGTGCCCGTATTTCTGCAAAATGATGCCAATGCTTGTGCCTTAGCAGAGTTCTTTTTTGGTGCAGGGAAGGGCACAAATAATATGATCTTTCTGACTTTTGGTACCGGATTGGGCGCAGGTCTGATCTTAAATGGTCAACTTTACACCGGCACGAATGATCTGGCTGGAGAGATCGGTCATATTCGATTAGCCGATGACGGACCGGAAGGGTTTGGCAAACATGGTTCATTCGAAGGTTTTTGTAGTGGAGCGGGCATTGCCCGGATGGCTCGTGCAATGATCCATCGAAAAATGCAGAATGGGGAAAAAGTCTCTTTCATTGAGAGGGAAAGCCAATTGGATGCACTTACTACCAAGGACCTGGCAGAGGCAGCTGCTAAAGGTGACCAAACCGCCATCGAAATATTTGAAATATCCGGCAAATATCTTGGGATTGGTCTTTCTATCCTCATGGATACGTTTAATCCGCAACGCATCGTCATTGGCGGGGTTTATGCCAGAAATCCACACCTCTTTGAAAAAACTTGCACGGAGGTTATTGAAAAGGAAGCTATTCCAGCCGCGGCTAAAGTTTGTGAGGTTGTTCCGGCTGCCCTGGGAAATCAGGTTGGAGATTATGCCAGCCTTAGTGTGGCTATAATGGGTAACTCAACCGTGAATAGAACTAAAAATGAGACAAACCAGCCTGTACAAGAGAAACTGGAACAGGTCCTGGAGCAAACCCTAACGCGGCACCCTTTGCTTTCTTCTTCTATCGCAGATATCAAAGAAGCTTTTAACTTACTATGCGAATGCTATTCAAATAATCATAAATTATTGATTTGCGGAAATGGAGGGAGTGCGGCAGATTCAGAACATATCGTTGGAGAACTCATGAAGAGTTTTACCTATAACAGAGTTCTTTCCAATGAGATCAAGCGCAAACTCGCTGCTGTCTCCAAGGAAAAGGGAACCTATCTGGCAGAAAAGCTGCAACCCACCCTGAGAGCAATTTCCCTGACTTGCCACAATGCGCTCAACACCGCATTCTCCAATGATGTTGACCCGAAATTGGTCTTTGCCCAGCAGGTCATCGGGTATGGCGATCCGGGAGACGTCTTACTGGCTATTTCAACTTCCGGTAATTCGGAGAATGTCCTTAATGCAGTTTTGGTGGCCAAAGCCATTGGTTTAAGGACAATTGGCTTGACGGGGAAAATGGGAGGCCAGCTAAAAGAAATTTGTGATGTAACAATAGGTGTAGACGGAACGGAAACGGCAGATGTTCAGGAACTGCACTTGCCTGTATATCATGCGCTCTGCAAAATGTTGGAAAAAAGATTTTTTGACCAACTGTAA
- a CDS encoding sialate O-acetylesterase, giving the protein MFQYIKLLLFFLGIIFCHPVPAQNNTGQSLNLPPLFSDHTVLQQKTKAAIWGKAAPNSEIVIVGSWGKKAEAISDKNGNWTSKIKTPKAGGPYQITISNNQETITLTDVLIGEVWLCSGQSNMEMPLKGNVPKEPIEGSEAAIQSAHFPGIRMFTVEHNIGTLPQANMRGKWSVCSPVTASDFSAAAFFFGRKMHQNLDVPIGLIHSSWGGTPAEAWTALEELNSVSGFEKVEEKLDELINPLSPYNLWMNQLEQLEADNFYENYEDLINPGYLAENYNDSDWRSMKIPTWLEGEFKNFDGLIWFRKSFELSDVDENASYTLSLGGIDDEDITFVNGIKVGMTRDWTAHRKYSLPKGLLKKGKNSIAIRLFDGASNGGMYGGQAIGIEKDGQLVQGLSGDWKYLPSAIFSRDKFFLFTTVQSYQAMPKTPLVANHHLPTGLYNAMIHPLIPYSIKGAIWYQGENNVPRAEQYKTLFPAMIQSWRNKWGKEFPFYFTQLAPYRYSGKDNVESAELRNAQNQTLSLPKTGQAVTLDIGSLETIHPPNKKEVGERLARWALAKDYKQKWVAFSGPVCTAAKLNGNKINLDFTIGAKSLVANKSGLKEFELVFADGSTKEVSAIIEGNQIILENQTGQKPKAVRYAWKNGSEASLFNSAGLPASTFYMGIK; this is encoded by the coding sequence ATGTTTCAATATATAAAACTGCTGCTATTTTTTTTAGGAATTATTTTTTGCCATCCTGTTCCGGCTCAAAATAATACGGGCCAAAGCTTAAATCTGCCCCCCCTATTCTCCGATCATACCGTTTTACAACAAAAAACAAAAGCTGCCATTTGGGGAAAGGCGGCACCCAATTCAGAAATAGTAATTGTAGGAAGCTGGGGCAAAAAAGCAGAAGCCATTTCCGATAAAAATGGCAATTGGACAAGCAAAATTAAAACGCCTAAAGCAGGAGGCCCTTACCAAATAACAATTTCCAATAATCAAGAAACAATAACCCTTACTGATGTTCTGATTGGCGAAGTATGGCTTTGTTCGGGACAGTCGAATATGGAAATGCCCCTAAAAGGTAATGTACCCAAAGAGCCCATTGAGGGAAGCGAAGCAGCCATTCAATCTGCCCATTTCCCGGGTATTCGGATGTTTACCGTAGAACATAATATTGGTACATTACCACAAGCAAATATGCGCGGAAAGTGGTCGGTGTGTTCACCAGTAACGGCAAGTGATTTTAGTGCTGCAGCATTTTTCTTTGGGAGAAAAATGCATCAAAACCTAGATGTACCTATTGGCTTAATTCACAGCAGTTGGGGCGGCACACCAGCCGAAGCATGGACTGCTTTGGAGGAATTAAACAGTGTTTCGGGTTTTGAAAAAGTAGAAGAAAAGTTGGACGAATTAATAAATCCACTTTCCCCATACAATCTTTGGATGAATCAATTAGAACAGCTAGAGGCTGATAATTTCTATGAAAATTATGAGGACTTAATCAATCCAGGCTATTTAGCCGAAAACTATAATGATTCCGATTGGAGGTCCATGAAAATACCAACTTGGTTAGAAGGTGAGTTCAAAAATTTTGATGGCCTTATTTGGTTTAGAAAATCTTTTGAACTTTCCGACGTGGACGAAAACGCATCTTATACGCTTTCATTAGGAGGTATTGATGATGAGGATATAACTTTTGTCAACGGTATAAAGGTGGGCATGACAAGAGACTGGACTGCCCATAGAAAGTATTCCTTACCCAAAGGACTGCTGAAAAAAGGAAAAAATAGCATTGCCATTCGTCTATTTGACGGTGCAAGTAATGGAGGTATGTATGGAGGGCAGGCTATCGGCATTGAAAAAGACGGTCAATTAGTACAAGGCTTATCGGGAGATTGGAAATACCTTCCTTCCGCTATTTTTAGTAGGGATAAATTTTTTCTTTTCACTACCGTCCAAAGTTATCAAGCAATGCCCAAGACACCTTTGGTAGCCAATCATCACTTACCAACGGGTCTTTATAATGCCATGATTCATCCCCTTATTCCTTATTCCATCAAAGGAGCAATTTGGTATCAGGGGGAAAATAATGTACCACGGGCAGAACAATATAAAACCTTATTTCCTGCCATGATTCAATCCTGGCGCAATAAATGGGGCAAAGAATTCCCATTTTATTTTACCCAATTGGCCCCATATAGGTATTCAGGAAAAGATAATGTGGAGTCGGCAGAATTAAGAAATGCTCAAAATCAAACTTTATCTCTCCCAAAAACAGGCCAGGCGGTAACGCTCGATATTGGCAGTTTAGAAACCATTCATCCCCCCAATAAAAAAGAGGTGGGCGAACGACTGGCACGTTGGGCATTGGCAAAAGATTACAAACAAAAATGGGTTGCTTTTTCTGGCCCGGTTTGCACCGCTGCGAAATTAAATGGCAACAAAATAAATCTCGATTTTACTATTGGTGCAAAATCTTTGGTGGCCAATAAGTCGGGTTTGAAAGAATTTGAATTGGTCTTTGCGGATGGCTCTACAAAAGAAGTATCGGCAATCATAGAGGGGAATCAAATTATATTAGAAAATCAGACAGGACAAAAGCCTAAAGCAGTGCGCTATGCATGGAAAAACGGTTCGGAAGCATCCTTGTTTAATTCGGCAGGCTTGCCTGCTTCTACTTTTTATATGGGGATAAAATAA
- a CDS encoding glycosyl hydrolase — protein sequence MVDSLATIETLNLFSNLQSLAKDKVLFGHQESTAYGVGWTHEGINIESDIEKVCGDFPAVYGWDIGNIGKRTNNDCIPFSVMKKLIIDAFERGGINTISSHTHNPYTGKNYNDVTPTISHIMPGGSHHNNFIEKLDLIADFIEDLKSKNGVPIPIIFRPYHEHNGDWFWWGKGPATEEEYIQLWRFTVDYFRNERKIHHLLYAYSPARSRMTYPLTASEYLYGYPGDDYVDVFGLDNYFDLDGIWNKAPLEQQKKSFKESLELIVKLAEEKNKIAALTETGSVNIKTEMWWTDWLLSGIEENENTKKIAYVLVWRNEDKNHFHAPYPGHESVLDFKKFFNHPDVIFNADLPDLYKD from the coding sequence TTGGTTGATAGTCTTGCGACAATTGAAACACTCAACTTATTCTCAAATCTACAATCACTTGCAAAAGATAAAGTACTATTCGGACATCAGGAAAGCACGGCCTATGGAGTTGGTTGGACGCATGAGGGCATAAATATTGAATCAGATATTGAAAAAGTATGTGGGGATTTTCCCGCCGTTTATGGGTGGGATATTGGCAATATTGGAAAACGCACCAACAATGACTGTATCCCCTTTAGTGTCATGAAAAAATTAATTATTGATGCTTTTGAAAGAGGAGGAATAAACACCATTTCAAGTCATACGCACAATCCATATACTGGGAAAAACTATAATGATGTGACCCCAACTATTTCCCATATTATGCCGGGAGGAAGCCATCATAATAACTTTATTGAAAAGCTGGATTTGATAGCAGACTTTATAGAAGATTTAAAATCAAAAAATGGCGTTCCCATTCCCATCATATTTCGCCCTTATCACGAGCATAATGGAGATTGGTTCTGGTGGGGAAAAGGTCCGGCTACAGAAGAAGAATATATTCAATTATGGCGGTTTACAGTAGATTATTTTAGAAACGAGAGAAAGATACATCATTTGTTATACGCTTATTCGCCCGCCCGTAGCCGAATGACCTACCCTTTGACTGCTTCTGAATATTTGTATGGTTATCCCGGAGATGATTATGTAGATGTTTTTGGTTTGGATAATTACTTTGATTTGGATGGCATCTGGAATAAAGCACCTCTTGAACAACAAAAAAAATCCTTCAAAGAAAGTCTTGAATTGATTGTTAAACTGGCGGAGGAAAAGAACAAAATTGCTGCACTTACTGAAACCGGGTCTGTAAATATTAAAACGGAAATGTGGTGGACCGATTGGTTATTGAGTGGAATCGAAGAAAACGAAAACACAAAAAAAATTGCTTATGTATTGGTTTGGAGAAATGAAGATAAAAATCATTTTCATGCACCTTATCCAGGCCACGAGAGTGTATTGGATTTCAAAAAGTTTTTCAATCATCCAGATGTGATTTTTAATGCTGATTTACCAGATTTATACAAGGATTAA
- a CDS encoding TonB-dependent receptor → MNHKLLSILFTIVLSCGLVTLSLSQAPGTISGKVKDAASDEGLAFANVLIVETTNGVTTDVDGNYEVEIAPGTYTLQYTYIGYQKVEKQVIVKANETLIVNVELNSGSQLEEVVVSVQVKGQMAAVFKQLSSNKIVNVISSEKMQELPDANAAESIGRLPGISLQRSSGEANKVIIRGVGPAQNNVTIGGVKMASTNASDRSADLGLIQGEMLSGVEVSKTLRADMDASAIGGTVDLQLATAKEAPSFNAMSEIAYNDLLSTIGDSKTSVGGSTRFLKKKFGIKAQGTYQRKQLSSHRFGADYSGPVLRQKLDSEGNLTGEQYYISRTLGANLNLVNTTRERMGLSMVLDFKSDIYDVKFLSLINRSTDDVINRGERYDFTSARNPFALRASSGVFEMLNTTYLVENKLRFLGTEFNLSLSHTYAKTDGLDYIFPFLENSTTAPNINQELLIFAKPEDILNQYGGTNIADNNLRTDDINNSELTDKNYDLDFDWRIPFKLENIGIKGVFSVGGKYHLLERVSDQEQRFVDYRAGRGQGTRSPYLDLFPWVDWPAGNLEGIPGSNFIDPNYNPGQFIDGTYTLTWSPDINLMKGMQSQLLESLPALFNSRGNQSYQNDYNNREEHLAAYIMAELNIGNLLLVPGIRTEKVNTQYDAFAILTNPVNTSGVTGIPDSVSAKRNNHLYFPSINAKYKINKSVALRGAVYKSVARPNFIDLSPRTIVDPNSNSFQSRNPFLEPSTAWNYDISLEVYNSKFGLLTINPFYKRIDNFINDLPNYFPLRNDRIRKAPEGFVESLPATDFYPINDLENSSETVIPINNPEKAEYIGVELSWSKNFGLLENKLLRGIVFDVNLTFIDSKARYPYFKDIVVGVDSSGFFPKDIPGYEYNTRVGKMVSQPSFISNFILGWDYNGFSARVSYRFQGRTLNGLDARFSFADAFIDEFQLMDISLKQRIFKGFHVYLNATNLTKHVDENFRIYPGNIRLPVSNQFYGSRVQLGAMYRL, encoded by the coding sequence ATGAACCACAAATTACTCTCCATCCTGTTCACTATTGTTCTAAGCTGCGGATTAGTAACCCTAAGTTTATCGCAAGCTCCCGGAACCATTTCAGGAAAGGTTAAAGATGCAGCTAGTGATGAGGGTTTGGCTTTTGCTAATGTACTCATCGTAGAAACGACAAACGGTGTCACAACAGATGTGGACGGAAACTATGAAGTTGAAATTGCTCCTGGAACATATACCTTGCAGTATACCTATATAGGTTATCAGAAGGTTGAAAAACAAGTAATTGTAAAAGCTAATGAAACGCTTATAGTTAATGTTGAATTGAATAGCGGATCTCAACTGGAGGAAGTAGTGGTCTCTGTTCAGGTGAAGGGGCAAATGGCAGCCGTTTTCAAACAGTTATCCTCTAACAAAATTGTCAATGTTATTTCTTCCGAGAAGATGCAGGAATTGCCAGATGCGAATGCCGCAGAATCTATTGGCCGTCTGCCGGGTATTTCTTTACAACGTTCTTCTGGAGAAGCTAATAAGGTCATAATTAGGGGGGTAGGGCCGGCGCAAAATAATGTAACCATTGGAGGGGTTAAAATGGCTTCTACTAATGCGAGTGATAGAAGTGCCGATTTGGGCCTTATACAAGGTGAAATGCTATCTGGTGTAGAAGTTTCCAAAACCCTGCGTGCGGATATGGATGCGAGCGCCATAGGAGGCACGGTTGACTTGCAGTTAGCCACCGCGAAAGAAGCCCCTAGTTTTAACGCCATGTCAGAAATTGCCTACAATGACCTACTCTCAACCATTGGTGATTCAAAAACTTCCGTGGGAGGTTCTACCCGTTTTTTGAAAAAGAAATTTGGAATAAAGGCCCAGGGAACTTATCAACGAAAACAACTTTCTTCTCATCGCTTTGGAGCTGATTATTCAGGCCCGGTTCTAAGACAAAAACTAGATTCTGAAGGTAACCTTACTGGTGAGCAATACTATATATCAAGAACCCTTGGTGCTAACTTAAATTTAGTGAATACTACAAGGGAACGAATGGGATTAAGCATGGTCCTAGATTTTAAAAGCGATATATATGATGTGAAATTTTTGAGTCTTATAAATAGATCAACCGATGATGTAATCAACAGAGGGGAGCGGTATGATTTTACGAGTGCTAGAAATCCTTTTGCCCTTAGGGCATCATCCGGTGTATTTGAAATGCTAAATACCACCTATTTAGTGGAAAACAAATTACGATTTCTTGGTACAGAATTTAATTTGAGCTTATCACATACTTATGCAAAAACAGATGGCCTTGATTATATATTTCCATTTTTGGAGAACAGCACAACAGCTCCGAATATAAATCAGGAACTCTTGATATTCGCAAAGCCGGAAGATATTCTCAATCAGTATGGAGGAACTAATATAGCCGATAATAATCTTCGAACGGATGATATTAATAATTCAGAACTAACAGATAAAAACTATGACCTGGATTTTGATTGGCGTATTCCGTTTAAACTTGAAAATATAGGAATAAAAGGAGTGTTTTCAGTTGGAGGAAAATACCATTTATTAGAAAGGGTAAGCGACCAAGAGCAGCGTTTTGTAGATTATCGTGCCGGTAGAGGGCAGGGTACCAGAAGCCCATACCTAGATTTATTTCCTTGGGTAGATTGGCCCGCCGGGAATCTGGAGGGAATACCTGGATCTAACTTTATTGATCCAAATTATAATCCTGGCCAATTTATCGATGGGACCTATACTTTGACATGGTCACCGGATATCAACTTGATGAAAGGTATGCAATCCCAACTCCTGGAAAGCCTCCCTGCTTTATTTAATTCGAGAGGTAACCAAAGTTATCAGAACGATTACAACAATAGAGAAGAGCACTTGGCAGCTTACATAATGGCAGAATTAAATATTGGAAATCTTTTACTAGTACCTGGGATTCGTACGGAAAAAGTTAATACCCAATATGATGCCTTTGCGATATTAACAAATCCTGTTAACACAAGTGGAGTCACTGGGATTCCAGATTCGGTGTCTGCCAAGCGAAATAATCATTTATATTTTCCATCCATAAATGCAAAATATAAAATTAATAAATCGGTAGCTTTAAGAGGAGCCGTGTACAAGAGTGTGGCTCGACCTAATTTTATAGATTTATCTCCTCGAACTATTGTTGATCCAAATTCCAACTCTTTTCAGTCGCGTAATCCATTCTTAGAACCCTCTACAGCTTGGAATTATGACATTTCGTTAGAAGTTTACAATAGTAAATTTGGGTTGCTAACGATCAATCCTTTTTACAAACGGATAGATAACTTCATTAACGACCTTCCCAACTATTTTCCGCTTAGAAATGATCGAATAAGGAAAGCTCCTGAGGGATTTGTAGAATCTTTGCCAGCAACTGATTTCTATCCTATCAATGATTTAGAGAACTCTAGTGAGACCGTAATACCCATTAATAATCCTGAAAAGGCGGAGTATATAGGAGTTGAATTATCCTGGAGTAAGAACTTTGGACTATTGGAAAATAAGCTCTTAAGGGGCATTGTGTTTGATGTTAATTTAACATTCATTGATTCCAAGGCGAGGTACCCTTATTTTAAAGATATAGTGGTAGGAGTTGATAGTTCTGGTTTTTTTCCCAAAGATATCCCCGGCTATGAGTATAATACAAGAGTAGGAAAGATGGTTAGCCAGCCTAGCTTTATTTCGAATTTCATTCTTGGATGGGACTATAATGGATTCAGTGCTAGAGTGTCCTACCGTTTTCAAGGTAGAACATTAAATGGGTTGGATGCAAGATTCTCTTTTGCAGATGCTTTCATTGATGAATTTCAATTAATGGATATTAGTCTGAAGCAACGCATTTTTAAGGGATTTCATGTTTATCTGAACGCAACCAACCTTACTAAGCATGTTGATGAGAACTTCCGAATCTATCCAGGTAATATACGCTTACCGGTAAGTAATCAATTTTATGGCAGTAGAGTACAATTAGGCGCAATGTATAGATTGTAA